From a single Mycolicibacterium mengxianglii genomic region:
- a CDS encoding ABC transporter ATP-binding protein has product MRSGTAVSARGAQPDRHAAVPQIELIGVRKEFGDSRNRTVAVEGADLSVDDGELFAILGPSGSGKTTLLRLIAGFEQPTAGTVKLGGRDVTALPPAKRDTNTVFQQYALFPHMSVAQNVEYGLRVGGVGKAERQRRAAEALEMVRLTGYGARKPAELSGGQQQRVALARALVGRPRVLLLDEPLGALDLKLREQMQVELKAIQREVGITFVIVTHDQDEALTLCDRLVVLNDGRIEQIGPAREVYENPANRFVADFVGTSNVLDGESAEAVLGRRGTFAIRPERIAVLDGATPVPAGHRSVSAEVAEVVYAGPITRIAAAVTGADGLRLTATLLSAEASTAIAHGTRVVLAWPDTAVLDLTPVQPKESQ; this is encoded by the coding sequence ATGCGATCTGGAACCGCCGTGTCAGCGCGGGGTGCACAGCCCGACCGCCACGCGGCCGTTCCTCAGATCGAACTGATCGGTGTCCGCAAGGAATTCGGGGATAGCCGCAACCGAACTGTGGCCGTCGAAGGTGCCGATCTGTCCGTCGACGACGGTGAGCTGTTCGCGATCCTCGGCCCGTCGGGCTCCGGCAAAACAACCCTGCTGCGGTTGATCGCAGGCTTCGAACAGCCGACCGCAGGCACCGTCAAATTGGGCGGCCGAGACGTCACCGCGCTTCCACCCGCCAAACGGGACACCAACACGGTGTTTCAGCAGTACGCACTGTTCCCGCACATGAGCGTCGCGCAGAACGTGGAGTACGGGTTGCGGGTGGGCGGTGTCGGCAAGGCCGAGCGGCAACGCCGGGCCGCAGAGGCACTCGAGATGGTCCGGCTCACCGGCTACGGCGCGCGTAAACCCGCGGAGCTCTCCGGCGGGCAGCAGCAGCGGGTCGCTTTGGCCCGGGCGCTGGTCGGACGTCCCCGGGTGCTGCTACTCGACGAACCACTGGGGGCGCTTGACCTCAAGTTGCGCGAGCAGATGCAGGTCGAGCTGAAGGCGATCCAGCGTGAGGTCGGCATCACGTTCGTCATCGTCACCCACGACCAGGACGAGGCGTTGACGCTCTGCGACCGGTTGGTGGTGCTCAACGACGGCCGGATCGAGCAGATCGGCCCCGCCCGCGAGGTGTACGAAAACCCCGCCAACCGGTTTGTCGCCGATTTCGTCGGTACCTCCAACGTGCTCGACGGTGAATCCGCCGAGGCAGTGCTCGGCAGGCGGGGCACGTTCGCGATCCGCCCGGAGCGCATCGCCGTGCTCGACGGGGCCACCCCCGTTCCTGCCGGCCACCGCAGCGTGTCCGCCGAGGTCGCCGAGGTGGTGTACGCCGGGCCGATCACGCGGATCGCGGCAGCCGTGACGGGTGCCGACGGACTGCGCCTCACCGCCACATTGCTGTCGGCCGAAGCGTCGACCGCGATCGCACACGGAACACGCGTCGTTCTGGCCTGGCCGGACACGGCCGTCCTCGATCTCACACCGGTCCAACCTAAGGAGTCGCAATGA